A genome region from Tolypothrix sp. PCC 7712 includes the following:
- a CDS encoding DUF6887 family protein yields MSQVNFDAMSDAELKQYFLSNRQDQAAFQAYLDRFTQRPKSLIASPSDPDFDAKIQAAIRQKLEASRSSQPAKNTVEPTE; encoded by the coding sequence ATGAGTCAAGTAAATTTTGATGCCATGAGTGATGCCGAATTAAAACAGTACTTTCTATCAAACCGCCAAGATCAAGCTGCTTTTCAGGCGTATTTGGACAGGTTCACTCAGCGTCCAAAATCCCTCATTGCCAGCCCAAGCGATCCTGATTTTGACGCAAAGATTCAGGCAGCAATTCGGCAGAAATTAGAAGCATCGCGTAGTAGCCAGCCAGCTAAAAACACAGTGGAGCCGACGGAATAG
- a CDS encoding DUF6888 family protein: MPTAAQLESLYRVSYQLTYIMLQPIHLVCIDQRTLNVYVLAGYGEDLEFEIVPNGEVF; the protein is encoded by the coding sequence ATGCCTACTGCTGCACAACTAGAGAGTTTATATCGTGTTAGCTATCAGTTGACGTATATAATGCTGCAACCGATTCATCTAGTTTGTATTGATCAGAGGACTCTCAATGTGTATGTATTAGCTGGGTATGGTGAAGACCTTGAGTTTGAAATTGTACCGAATGGTGAGGTGTTCTGA
- a CDS encoding ATP-binding protein has product MSKSSSKQLKQSGAKKSKHQRRTQKRLIKTLFQNAHDAIALIDDRLCFVDMNIAACDLLGLPRQQLKGQALSNFITAEFTRQPKSVGFPSGKSLMGELLVVSAAQTPREMEYTLTPNVLPHCHLLLLRDISQRRESMQAELRQQQQRVELFSEVTLKIRQSLQLKEILHTTVTEVQRILQADRVLIYHVLPDGTGKTISESVLPDYPTLMDLEFPQEVFPQEYQQLYAQGRVRAIADVHDPTAGLAECLVEFVDQFHIKAKLIVPIVQNLNANSQNQLWGLLIAHQCDSVRQWVDFELELMQQLADQISIALSQAQLLGRLEEVVAARTAELQEEINVRMQAEAALRQSEEQLRLITNALPVLIAYVDEQQQYRFNNQAYQDWLGQSPQKIYGSHLRQVWGEDCYQRMEVYVKTALSGQAVNYENDIVLRDGSWRAVDVTYIPHLDDENMVKGFFALSSDISDRKAIERMKDEFISIISHELRTPLTSLHSALKILATGRLGTLSTEGQQMLGIADDSTERLVRLVNNVLDLQRIESGKVIMECQACNAANLMIQAAEAMQAMAQQQEVTLVKQPQDISVWADADYILQALTNLLSNAIKFSSPGGTVWLTVEQEKNSSNNPKEVVFRVRDEGQGIPADQLERIFERFQQVDSSDSRKKGGTGLGLTICRKIIEQHNGRIWAESTPGCGSTFAFTLPTLEYANIQ; this is encoded by the coding sequence GTGTCTAAAAGTTCCTCGAAGCAGCTAAAGCAATCCGGCGCAAAGAAATCTAAACATCAACGACGAACTCAAAAGCGCTTGATTAAAACTTTATTTCAGAACGCCCATGATGCGATCGCTCTCATTGACGATCGCTTATGTTTCGTAGATATGAATATTGCTGCTTGTGATTTACTTGGTCTACCACGTCAGCAACTTAAAGGGCAAGCTTTATCTAATTTCATTACTGCAGAATTTACTCGTCAACCCAAGTCTGTGGGTTTTCCATCAGGAAAATCATTAATGGGGGAGCTGTTAGTTGTATCTGCTGCTCAAACCCCACGAGAGATGGAATATACTTTAACACCTAACGTCCTGCCCCACTGTCATCTACTGTTATTGCGAGATATTAGTCAACGCCGAGAATCAATGCAGGCGGAATTAAGACAGCAACAGCAGCGAGTGGAACTGTTTTCGGAAGTGACGCTCAAAATTCGCCAGTCGTTGCAGCTCAAGGAAATTCTGCATACCACTGTGACAGAAGTGCAGCGGATTCTCCAAGCCGATCGCGTGCTAATTTATCATGTATTGCCTGATGGTACAGGCAAAACCATCAGCGAATCAGTGTTACCAGACTATCCCACACTCATGGATCTGGAATTTCCCCAAGAAGTTTTTCCCCAGGAATATCAACAACTATATGCCCAAGGAAGAGTCAGAGCGATCGCAGATGTACATGATCCAACCGCAGGATTAGCAGAATGTTTGGTGGAATTTGTCGATCAATTCCATATCAAAGCCAAATTAATTGTACCGATTGTGCAAAACCTCAATGCCAACTCCCAGAATCAGCTGTGGGGTTTGTTAATCGCCCACCAATGCGACAGCGTTCGCCAATGGGTGGATTTTGAGTTGGAATTAATGCAGCAATTAGCGGATCAAATCAGTATTGCTTTATCTCAAGCTCAACTATTAGGAAGATTAGAAGAGGTTGTAGCAGCGCGCACCGCCGAATTGCAAGAGGAAATTAATGTGCGGATGCAAGCGGAAGCAGCATTGCGACAGAGTGAAGAACAATTGCGATTGATTACCAATGCCTTACCAGTACTGATCGCTTATGTAGACGAGCAACAGCAATATCGCTTTAATAATCAAGCATATCAAGATTGGCTGGGACAATCGCCTCAAAAAATTTATGGTTCCCATCTGCGTCAGGTTTGGGGAGAAGATTGCTACCAAAGAATGGAAGTTTATGTAAAAACCGCTTTATCTGGGCAAGCGGTCAACTATGAAAATGATATTGTTTTAAGAGATGGGAGTTGGCGAGCGGTTGATGTGACTTACATCCCGCATTTAGATGACGAAAACATGGTCAAGGGATTTTTCGCACTGAGTAGCGATATTAGCGATCGCAAAGCTATTGAACGGATGAAAGATGAATTCATTTCTATCATTAGCCACGAACTGCGGACTCCCCTAACTTCCTTGCACAGTGCCTTGAAAATTTTGGCTACAGGGCGATTAGGTACTCTCTCGACTGAAGGACAACAAATGCTAGGAATTGCTGATGACAGTACTGAACGCTTAGTGCGTTTAGTCAACAACGTCCTCGATTTACAGCGAATTGAGTCTGGCAAAGTCATTATGGAGTGCCAAGCCTGTAATGCTGCTAATTTGATGATCCAAGCAGCAGAGGCCATGCAAGCAATGGCACAGCAGCAAGAAGTAACTCTAGTCAAACAACCACAAGATATTTCTGTGTGGGCAGATGCCGATTATATCTTGCAAGCCTTGACAAATTTACTTAGTAATGCAATTAAATTTTCATCACCAGGGGGGACTGTTTGGCTAACAGTAGAACAAGAAAAAAACTCCTCAAACAACCCCAAAGAAGTGGTGTTTCGGGTGCGGGACGAAGGACAAGGCATTCCGGCTGACCAACTCGAAAGGATCTTTGAAAGGTTTCAACAAGTAGATTCGTCAGATTCCCGCAAAAAAGGTGGTACTGGTTTAGGGCTGACTATCTGTCGCAAAATTATTGAACAACACAACGGC